The Capillibacterium thermochitinicola genomic sequence GTGAAAGGTCAAACCGAGTATGTGGTGATGGAAGTCTCCTCCCACGCCATTGCTTTGGGGCGGATTGCCGGTTTAGAATTTTACCGCGGTGTTTTTACCAATATTACCCGCGACCATTTGGATTTTCATCAAACCTTTGAAGAGTATTTAAAGGTAAAAACGAAATTTATTGCGGACTTGTCTCCTTTGACCGCAAAAGCCATCATCAATGTGGATGATCCTTACGGTCCGCAGATCGCGGCGGCGACCGCTGCCGACGTGATCACCTATGGTCTGAGCAGCGATGCCCGGGTGCGGGCGGAAAACATTAAAATGACCATGCGTGAGACGAGCTTTGACTTGGTTAGCCCCGAGGGGTGTTTTCCCCTGCGCCTAAATTTAATTGGCCGTTTTAATGTCTACAATGCGTTAGCCGCCAGTAGCCTCGGCCTTTCCCTTGGCCTGAACGGCGAGGTGATCCGGAGTGGACTCGCACGGCTGGAAGGGGTATCGGGACGTTTTGAGCTTGTCCCTACCCCCGGTGATTACACCGTGGTTATTGATTATGCACATACCCCAGACAGTTTAAAAAATCTGTTGCAGACCGCCCGGGCCTTGGTGAAAAACCGGTTGATCACGGTTTTCGGGTGCGGCGGAAACCGGGACCAAGGGAAAAGACCGTTGATGGGCGGGATTGCCGCCGAACTAAGTGACTACACAATTATTACCAACGATAATCCCCGTTGGGAAGACCCCGCCGCCATTGCGGAACAGATTAAAGCCGGCTTTTTAGAGAAAAAACCCGACGGCAACGTTACTGTCCTCCTGGACCGGGGGGAGGCCATTCGTCAGGCAGTCATGATGGCGGAAACTGGTGATATGGTGGTTATTGCCGGCAAAGGACACGAAACCTATCAGGATTTTGGCAGTTATAAAATCCATTTTGACGACAAAGAAGCCGTCCTGGCGGCGGCGAAAGAGAAAGCAGAGGCTTGACAACGATGCCCAAGTTTACTCTGGAAGAGATAATCAAAGCAACCAACGGCCGGCTTTTAACGGCAGGAAGCCATCCGCAAATTACGGGTGTAAGTATTGACAGCCGCAGCCTGGTCCCTGGGGACGTTTTTTTTGCGTTGAAAGGTCCCAACTTTGATGGCCATGATTTTGCAGCGGCGGCGGCAGAAAAAGGGGCAGCCGCGATCGTCTGTGGGCGGGAGCTTGATCTTCCTGCCACCTGGCCGGGTGCGGTAATCAAAGTGCCCGACACTTTGTTGGCCTACGGAGATTTAGCCCGTTATCACCGCCAACGCTATACCATTCCGGTAATCGGAATTACCGGGAGTAATGGCAAAACCACCACTAAAGAGTTGAGCGCGGCGGTCTTGGGCGCAAGGTACCACGTGGTGAAGACGGAGAAAAACTATAATAACGAGATTGGACTGCCGCAGACTTTATTCCAGATCGACGAGACCACCGAGGCGGTCGTGGTGGAGATGGGGATGCGCGGCCCCGGCCAGATCGCCTATCTGACCAGGCTGGCTCAACCGACGGTCGGCGTTGTTACCAACATCGGCGTGACCCACCTGGAGCTGTTGGGAACCCAGGAGGCCATTGCCGCTGCCAAAGGAGAATTGATTGCCGGCCTTCCCCCGTCGGGATTGGCCGTGCTCAATGGCGATGACCCGTTGGTGACCCCAATGGCAAGGAAATTCCCGGGGGAGACTCTTTTTTATAGTCTAAAAAGGCCGGACGACCATGGGGAAACCGAGCCTGCACTCTACCTGGTCGAGTCCGCAACCGAAGGCGACCAGGAAGTGGTGCTGGTGGACGGCCGCTGGGGTAAGTTTGAATTTACCCTGCCCTTACTGGGCCGTCATAATATCGCCAATGCTTTGGCCGCCCTTATCGTCGGGCTATCGCTCGGCCTAACCCGGGACCAAGTGGTGCGCGGTTTGCAACGGGTCAACCCTGTCGAAAACCGGCTTCGGAAAATAGAAGTCGGTGGGATTACCGTTTTGGATGATACGTACAATGCCAGCCCGCCATCGGTTCGGGCCGCTTTGGAAGTTTTGTCCAACATGAAAAACCCCGGACGCAAGATTGCCGTTCTAGGAGACATGCTGGAACTGGGCCCCCTCGCCCGGGAAGCCCACCATCAGATCGGGGAATTAACCGCCGCCTACGGTTGTAAGGCTCTTTTTGCCTATGGTCCTTTGTCCGTCGCAACCACGGAAGGGGCCGCGCAAAAAGGCGTTTACGCCCGTCATTTCACCACCAAAGATGAGCTTTGGGAGGAACTAAAGACTTATTTAACCTCGGGAGATACGGTATTGTTCAAAGGTTCACGGGGGATGGCCATGGAAACTTTAGTCGAAAAGGTCATAGCCCATAATTGGGGGGAATAAGAATGAGAATTCCTTGGTTCGGTCTGGCTCTGGCCGGCACCACGGCCTTTTTCATTGTTGTTCTGTTCGGACCTTATGTCATTCGTCTATTAACCAAACTAAAGTGCGGTCAGACGGTCAGAAGCGATGGACCCAAAACCCACCAGAGCAAAAGCGGCACCCCGACGATGGGTGGTCTTCTTATTCTGTTTGGGATCACCGCGGGAACGATTGCAGGCCTTGGGGGCAACTGGTCCTACAATCTCATTTGGACGGTCTTTATCACCCTGGCCTTTGGGGCTTTAGGTTTGCTTGATGACCTTTTAATCATTGTTTTTCACCGGTCTTTGGGTTTAAAAGCCCGTCATAAACTGCTCGGGCAAGTGTTTTTTGCTGGCCTTTTTGGTCTGTATGTGGTGCAATCGGGGGCGATGGAGACCTTAAAAATTCCCTACTTCAATACCCATCTGGCCTTCATCAATCCGGTGCTGACCTTTTTATTTGTGGTCTTTACTCTGGTTGCCATGTCGAATGCGGTAAATCTCACCGACGGTCTGGACGGCTTGGCGAGTGGAACCACTTTAATTGCCGGACTGGCCATGGGCATTTTGGCGCTGGTCCAGGGAGAAATGAGCCTCGGAATCTTTGCTGCGGCTTTGGCCGGTGCCTGTCTCGGTTTTATTTGGTTTAATGCGCCACCGGCCCAGGTTTTTATGGGGGACACAGGGGCCTTGGCCCTCGGTGGGGCGCTGGCCGCGATTGGTATTCTGTCCCGGACGGCCCTTTTTCTGCCCATCATTGGGGGAGTTTTTGTGGCCGAGAATCTTTCGGTCATTCTCCAAGTCCTCAGTTTCAGAATGCGAGGAAAAAGGATTTTACGGATGGCCCCCCTGCACCACCATTTTGAGCTGGGCGGGTTGGCCGAAAGTAAAGTAGTGGTGCGGTTTTGGGTTGTCAGCATCTTATTGGCATTATTAGGCCTGGCCGGGTATAAAATAGGATAAGTAGGGCGAATTATGGTCACGACACGCGGGAGTGGGGTGAGGATATGAAAGCAGGAAAACCGGATCTGTTCATCTTTTTAGTGGTCTTGTTCCTGTTAACCCTTGGTGTGGTGATGGTGACCAGCGCAAGTTTCCCGCGGGCCT encodes the following:
- a CDS encoding UDP-N-acetylmuramoyl-L-alanyl-D-glutamate--2,6-diaminopimelate ligase, producing the protein MKLKTILNGIAIRQFSGDPEVEISSVVTNSQAVTPGALFIALRGSRHDGHHFIDEAVAKGASAVMVEEPVSVAAGVCVVQVEDTQSAQTIVGKNFYGDPAAKLKLIGITGTKGKTTTAFMIASILQAAGFKVGLIGTNYYLVNGEKLPSVNTTPASLELHRLFAEMVKGQTEYVVMEVSSHAIALGRIAGLEFYRGVFTNITRDHLDFHQTFEEYLKVKTKFIADLSPLTAKAIINVDDPYGPQIAAATAADVITYGLSSDARVRAENIKMTMRETSFDLVSPEGCFPLRLNLIGRFNVYNALAASSLGLSLGLNGEVIRSGLARLEGVSGRFELVPTPGDYTVVIDYAHTPDSLKNLLQTARALVKNRLITVFGCGGNRDQGKRPLMGGIAAELSDYTIITNDNPRWEDPAAIAEQIKAGFLEKKPDGNVTVLLDRGEAIRQAVMMAETGDMVVIAGKGHETYQDFGSYKIHFDDKEAVLAAAKEKAEA
- a CDS encoding UDP-N-acetylmuramoyl-tripeptide--D-alanyl-D-alanine ligase, whose translation is MPKFTLEEIIKATNGRLLTAGSHPQITGVSIDSRSLVPGDVFFALKGPNFDGHDFAAAAAEKGAAAIVCGRELDLPATWPGAVIKVPDTLLAYGDLARYHRQRYTIPVIGITGSNGKTTTKELSAAVLGARYHVVKTEKNYNNEIGLPQTLFQIDETTEAVVVEMGMRGPGQIAYLTRLAQPTVGVVTNIGVTHLELLGTQEAIAAAKGELIAGLPPSGLAVLNGDDPLVTPMARKFPGETLFYSLKRPDDHGETEPALYLVESATEGDQEVVLVDGRWGKFEFTLPLLGRHNIANALAALIVGLSLGLTRDQVVRGLQRVNPVENRLRKIEVGGITVLDDTYNASPPSVRAALEVLSNMKNPGRKIAVLGDMLELGPLAREAHHQIGELTAAYGCKALFAYGPLSVATTEGAAQKGVYARHFTTKDELWEELKTYLTSGDTVLFKGSRGMAMETLVEKVIAHNWGE
- the mraY gene encoding phospho-N-acetylmuramoyl-pentapeptide-transferase produces the protein MRIPWFGLALAGTTAFFIVVLFGPYVIRLLTKLKCGQTVRSDGPKTHQSKSGTPTMGGLLILFGITAGTIAGLGGNWSYNLIWTVFITLAFGALGLLDDLLIIVFHRSLGLKARHKLLGQVFFAGLFGLYVVQSGAMETLKIPYFNTHLAFINPVLTFLFVVFTLVAMSNAVNLTDGLDGLASGTTLIAGLAMGILALVQGEMSLGIFAAALAGACLGFIWFNAPPAQVFMGDTGALALGGALAAIGILSRTALFLPIIGGVFVAENLSVILQVLSFRMRGKRILRMAPLHHHFELGGLAESKVVVRFWVVSILLALLGLAGYKIG